The Lactuca sativa cultivar Salinas chromosome 2, Lsat_Salinas_v11, whole genome shotgun sequence genome includes the window TCGCATCCAACACTCTCATTCATATGCAATCGCATCATGAGTGCCTCCTTTCGCATCCAACACTTTCATTCGCATCTAATCACATTCGGGGTACCTCCTTTCACATCCAACACTCTCATTCGCGTCCAATCGCATCTGGGCTACCTCCTTTCACATCCAAACACTTTGATTCACATCCAATCGCATCCAGGGTACCTCCTTTCACATCCAAACACTCTCACTTGCATCCaatcatcaaacttttgactcCTTAGCACCCCAAAtcaatcaatcttggaaaacatgTGTTGCAGTCTCAACACCTTGAAGGCAACATACTTTGAATTAAAAAAACTAACATGAACCCTAGCAAAATTCCAAAACAAGGACTTGgggtttacatacctttgatCTATTATAGCAAATAGATATCTTGATTCCCTCCTTTTCACTTCATTGAGCTAGCACCAAAAACTTAGTGCCTCTAATGCTTTGTACCTAAATCCTAGCAACTAGAAGACAAGAGGAAATAGGATGAGCAAAGAAGAAAATCGACTATCCTTTTGGTAGAAGCGGTGGGAAAAATAAGCACCCAAGGAGTCATATTTATAGCTGAAAGGAAAACCCTAGAAACCATaatcttgaatatatatatatatatatatatatatatatatatatatatatatatatatatatatatatatatatatatatatatatatatatatatatatatatatatatatatatagcaatatTTCAAATTCGGGTGCTTATCCAGTTTCCTTATCTTCCAGAGGCTTACAGAAACCCTAATTAATTCTTCCTTGTTCAACTCCTCTAAACTATCCCATCAAGGAAGGTTATAGAATCCTTCCTTGTTCAACTCTTGAACAATTATAACTTAAGTCAtcacacctttaattaattctaattaacccaaaattaaatccaaattaattctgattaattcttaattaattattgttatCTCCAATTAATatgttaatcatataatatattaataaattatcctCTCTATCCCAATGACATTCTATTCGGTtactagttatgagggcaacccaaaaggactttgcttctaattacaaCTATAtgccaatttagttatgagcttagacaccttaatccaacattaCAAAGGTATGTGCCTTTCATAATAAGGTAAGTTTATACAATCCTATACAAAAATAGTGGTAcacaaataaatacatgaaagaagaTTATATTTAACATCCCCGTAATTTGTTTGTGATGTTGTCAAACGTTCAAACTGTCTTTGGAGTTGTAAAAAGGTGATATTGGCACGTATTTTGTGAATATGTTGGCATACTGGGATGATGATTGAGCATGAAGAACTCAAACAAGGCCAACGACAAGTTTGTACCGAACAAAGTGAATGTCAATCTCGATGTGTTACGTCCTTTGATGCTGAACATGATTGGAATACTTATACACTGCACTACATTATCAAAATAAACAAGAGTGGCTTTGTTCATTGGTTTATGAATTTCACAAAAGATATTTATGAGTCAACTAGTTTTAGCTGCAACATTAGCGATCCCTCTGTATTTGGCTTCCACACTCAAACAAGATATAACCCCCTGATGTGCGGAGGACCATGAGACCAGGTTACCCCCTATAAGAACAAAGTAACCATAAATGGAGTGTCTGATTGGTTGACCCCTCCCCCCCCCCAACTGACATCCGAGTAAGCTATGAGGCCAATGGAGGGTAATACATGAAGTTGTAAACCGTAAGAAATCATTTCGTCGATGTAGTGTAAAATACACTTTAGAGCATTAAGATGTTGTTCTCTTGGATAGTGAATGTATAAGTATATATGTTGAAAAACAAAAGTAATATTTGATTAGGTGAAAGTAAGGTATCGAAGAACCCCGACGAGACTATGATATAAAGTGGGGTCTAAAATTAGGGTAACTGTGGAATCTAGTTTGTAAACTAGATTTGCAGATGTGCGAGTTGGGTTGTAGTTGGGCATGTTGTCATGGTCTAGAAGCTCAATTGCATActtctttaaaaaaaatagaaaaatatgtgTAGAAGATCAGACGGCAAATATACCCATAAATTAATTGAAAGCACCCATATTTGTCATAATGAACCCGTGTCCCAACTGAATTATAATTTGTTGTAGAAAAGTGATAGAAGAGGCTGTCAAAATGTTGTCATCAACGTATAGAAGAAGATATCTGATGTAGTGTTGAGAGTGTCGTATAAACAAATATGAGTACGTCCGAGTATGTTGGTAACATATATGAATTGAATACTGATCAAAATGAGGGCACCATGATCAGTGGGCATGCTTGAGGCCGTAGAGAGAGCGTTTTAATAGACAAACATGATCCAGTAAGGGTCACGAAAACCAGAAGGTTGATACATATAGATTGTCTCATGTAGGTGGTCGTGAAGAAAAACATTCTTCACATCGAGTTGGTGAATGTGTCAATGTCGAGACATTACAAGGCTGATAATGATACTTATGGTTACCGATTTAACAACTAGGCTAAATGTCTCATCACAATCTATCATAGGTTGTTGATTGCGTCTATTGGCTACCAGACAAGCCTTGTAACTAGCCAAAGAACCACTTGTGTGAAACTTGTGGCGGAAAAGCCACATATAACGTACCACCTTGACCTCGAGAGGTCTAAGGACAAGAACACAATTTTGGTTGGACATAATATTGTGATATTCCTCATACATAAAGTTTGTTCTCATATTTCCCCTTGCTAGGATTTCCGTTGTAAATCTTTTTTCCATAACTAAAATCTCAATTTTAAAACCCGTTAAAACAAGAATTAGATACTCGTCGATTACAATCTCGGTATTTAATTCATTTTTTATCGTTGTCATTTACAAAGTTAATGTATAAAGACACCTCCTCTCCAACTATATAGAcagggccggtccagacggtggACAACCCGGGCAACCGCCCAAGGCCCACGACTCCAGGGGACCCAAAATTTatgagctatatatatatatatatatatatatatatatatatatatatatatatatatatatatatatatatatatatatatattacctaaatgatttttaAGGCCTAAAGTTGGTTGAAACTCAATTtagctcaaaagataaacaatttagtttgtttgttattgctaattgaacacgtctatattgaaaaataaatgatatttttttgaatctttattatatttgtctttgaagggccctttttttcttttcgccCCGGGCCTCATATATGTTTGGACCGGCCCTGTATATAGACACAAGAAATCATATTTAAAACATCTCATCCTCTCCCTCTAGTGTTGTGTTTCTTGCTTCTACCAAGATAGCATACGGGTTTTGCTTGGTTTAGAGAGTCTTGAAGAACCGTCTTTAGCTGTTGTATCTTGAAAAACAAATGTCCAACAATGGGATgaatttgttttaaaaacattatgtTAAATGCTAGTTTAACAAATTCTAATTGCCTGTTTGTTTCTATATATTTTTGTAATATAGTTCATACAATTACTTTGGTTATGTTGTTTATTTTATACCAGTCAGTTTTACTCGTCTCAaccatgcatggttataacaatATTCACTAAATATTATATAAGCATGAGCAAATAAGCAAAAAAATTACGTATAAAAAACAGTTCATGTTTATCACAACATTCACAGATTCACTAATATTATATAGTATCATTAATTTAATGTTACGATGTGGTTTTTTTAACATGAGACATAACCATATGTTATAAACATTTTGTTACTTTAACGCCTATAAAAATCTAATAGCTTTACCGATCACATATCCTGAAATACTTGACTATAATTACATGGGCGGAGGTGCAGGAAAAGGAATGGTAGGGATGTCTGGGATATTGAAAGGAGGCAGATTTGGAAAAGGGAAGCCGGGTATCTTCGGAAAAGGAAAATTTGGAAGTGGGGATTGGAACGGATCTTGAGAAAAAGGGAAGTCGAATGAGAATTCCTGAGATGATTCTGAATTCTTGATATCGGATTCATGATCTTCCACCACCTTCAAGTTTTGAATATTTGTATCTGTCGGCCCTGATCTTGGAGAAATAAAAGGTCGGGCATAGCCAGAAGAAGATACCAATGTGAAAATGAACATAACATTCAAGATCGCCATCATAGATGAAGAAAGAGAAGCCATGGTGTTAATTTGCTTGTAAAAGACAAAGGGGAAAAGACTtgcttatggttttattatttaTGCAAGCATGCATATACTAATACTATACATGGGTTTTTATAGCGGTTTTCACAAAAAAAGATTTTGAACATTAAATTAAAAGATTGTTCAGTTTACTTTATTGGTTTAACTTTTTCTAAGACGATGTTAAAAAACATAATACAATACTTCAATAATTGTAATTTTTTACCACCTAATTAGGCTAACTAATAAATGCGTAAGAGTAAGAACCGAAGATACTTTGTTGAACAACCAAATTCAAACTTTCATACATGGGAATGATAGGATATGGCTACTTTCAACAAGTCAAAAGATAAAAATTAATTTGTGACATTAAATTTATTTGATCGCCACCTTTTACTCCGAAAACATTAGTGAAGAAGAGACTGAACACCATTCTATATTATTGACCAATTCTGATGGTCGAGAATGATAATCTTCCGAGTGAATCCAAGAATCAAATTGTTTCCTTTCCCAATGctaatttctaatatatttaaaataaatatacgaTAATTAAATCCAATTGTGATCTAATATAAGTTAGGTGGTGCATACTACAAACTTGTATATAAATGAAGGTTTATATTGTGATCAATAATATAAGTTAGGTGGTTCATACTACATACTTGTATATAAGTCGAGTTTAATCTTGAACACGACGAAAGGTTAGTGTCAAATGGGGCAAATCCCCATGGCAATGGTTCTGCAAATAGGGTTGACGGGCAACTCCCCAAAACCTCTACAAAATTTTGGACCTAAGATGCAGTGGAAAATATACTTATGATGAAGAAAATTTGAAAAACAGATAAGTTTGGGTCTTCTTAGGAACAACTCAAATTGCCAAATAGCCAAGTTGTTTGACAACCCAAGTGATCTGTCTAGGAAGCTTTGGTAGACAACTTAAGTTGTCTGACGGTTTTTCCATATGTTGTTTTCTAATTGCAAGTTCCACGGTTTTTGTTGATCTTATCCAAATTTCGAATATAGGACTATAGGAGTACATATactcaaattttgattttttggaaTTCTTTTACGAAATCAAACAATCCATATATACTtttcaaaaacatacttttttGCTTATAACTTTGAGTGTTTCTCACAATTTATCCAAAGTTGAATTACACGGTAATCCATGTATGGGGATAAATATTAATACGAAAGTGGTCTTAAACAATCCTTGAGATATCGAGAttcttggtttttcaaaattcaaCCCCATAAGTTTCTAACATCTGATCGTCATCCCTCTCCGGCAATGAACATGTGAACCTCATGTTTATGGCAAAGAATATTATGCCAACATCACACCATCTTCTAAACGGCTTGCCATCACTGGTGTTTTGATTTGGTTTGCTCTCACCGTCGTGTTCATCTTGTATCTAAACCTCAACACCTTCATTAGAATAAGCAAAATCCAAACCAAAAGGACTAAGGAACAAGATGTGTGGTACGATAACATTGGGGAACGGGAATGAGACTGGCAACTAATGCTGTTAATCGATAGTAACATGAACTCGTATTAAAACCTGGTCAAAATATGATATACACTTTTCCTGATTAACATaattatgaaatttatatttaataggGCTTATCTCACAATATTTGGACCTCTGGTCTCTTATTGTCTTCACGAATACAGTAATATCTGGGCCTCCAGTCTCACTTGCCTCCAAGAATATGAGGTCAAAATATGACAAACACTTATTGGGAAAAGCCGAAAACTCGTAAACGAATATGGGTTAGAAGCAGAGTCAGTTCTTGGCACTATATTTTATTTCAAGCCAGCCGGTTTTTTATTTACTTACGGGTCTTGCCGAACTTCAAAAAGAATATATTTAAATAGATCAAGTTTATATTTTGGTCCTTATCATGTTAAAATATTTGCAatcttaaaatataattattaaaaaaaaaaagtcaacctTTCTAATGGAAGCATAGCGGTAACCAAACGAATTAAAGTTGGTGTGACTAACATAATACACACAATACAATAAAATCAATGAGGCCGTATGTTTGACTAATGAAGAAGGTGTTGTCTCTCTTTTCAGAAAACACCTAAGCTGATTGAAAGAGATGTAATGCCGTCCAAATTCGTATAAAAACAATTTACATGAAATGGGCCTGAGCCTGATAGTGAAAGTAAATATCTCAACAATTTTATGGAAAATCATTTAAGAAAAATATAGAATTGTCGGCAACCATCTATGGATGGTAATGGGGTGATTCACACATGAAAGCGACTATGTATTTATATCCATTTTCTAATCGTGGATTGGAGACAAATCATGACGTAAAGAAGCcattaaaatttaaatacatgGTCAAATTATATACATCACTATAACAAAAATAAGGCATCCCTGTCCCTGATAAATAACTCAAAAAGacagaataataataataataataatgactaGATGATGAGCACAATAATGGCCTTTCAAGTTGGTTAGGTAACTGAAAAGACGGTATTACCCCTTTGGCGCTATAGCATATGTCAGTGTGGAAGAAAAAGAATTCAACTTTGTACCAAGATAATGAAAGAAAGAGGTTGGTTTTTGGAATTTGGCATTTGGCTGTAACCTTATCAAGaaccaaataaaagaaaaattaaaactgAAAGGGCCAGAGCCAGAGCCAGAGCCAGagccataataataataataataataataagagcaCAGAAAATGGCCTTTGCTGCCCATATCTTGAAAAATTAAGTTTTTGGAGCCCACTTCCAGGTTGTACAAAAATGGCAGACAAAACTCAATCAATCAATCGCAACTCCCCAAAACACCATACCATAAATGGGAGGGACTTCCCTTTTTAAATTTAACACCCCCCTAAAatgaaaccataaacacaaccACCCCTTTcccttcctttcccttcaaacacTCTTGAATCTTCTTCATCCCATTTTTAAACAACAAATGGAAGAGGTGAGCGCCAGCGCCAGCCCCAGCACCAGTCGGGTCCCACAAACAGACCATATCCACCCCCACCCAACCACCCGTCAGATCACTCACTTTCTTCCTTCCTGGGCCACCGGACATATATCCTATATCCTATCCCCcctcaataaaaaaaataaatttcaaaGGGTTACTGGTAAGCCATAGTTGAGAAATGATCTGATATGGCCATCCCAGCCTGCTGTAACAATAACCAGACCCCATGCATGACACCCAACAGAGCTCTGGCAAGAAGATTTGAAAAACTTGTATTGAGATTTACATAAACCAGCAGCAGAAGGTTGATTGGAAGTTGGAAGCTTTTCTTCAGGCCAAGTTGCGGATCCTTTTGGAATCGATTCTAGAAAGAACTCGTGACCCAGTGAGAAGTAACTCGGTGAAGAAAATGGCAACAATGAGCTTCTACTGCTCACTTTCAGACCCGACCATGGCAACACAACCGAGGCATCGCTCGAAAAGCACTCAAACGACTTAACCGTCTTTTGTTGTTCTTCTTGCGGGTTGCAGTTGTTGTTCCAGACATATATATTGGAATCCTCGCATGCTGACACTATGTGTTTCCCATCTGATGTGAATGATGCACAGAATTGGTTTCCAGCATTTCGTTGACCTGCTTTGgtttcaaaaaattaaaaattaaaaaaaaaataaataaataaaacattgatGACTACTGACTGACTGACTGACTGACTTGTAAATATATAGATAGTACAGAAGAAATAAACAGTAAAGATTCTAAGACAAACCCACCCTTGTATTTGCCAATGACGTTGGTCCCGTCAAGAATTCTGACATGGGAATCCGCACAAGTCACCATTACTTTGGTTGAATCTTGTGGACAGAACTACAGATAATAAGATAATATGGTAATTACTCAATTATATTATgagcacaaaaaaaaaacaagaaattgCCAAATAAATATCAACCTGAAACCCAATTATCCGTTTGCAACCCGACTTCTTTTTACTATTTAAGCAAACCGACGCCTCAAGTTGGAAGTGATTATCTGATTCAAGAAAGTTGAGAATGATATCTTTTTAGCAACCTCAAGCCGGCCCCACAACTAAACTAACAAAAGGACTTCAAATCGGATACGGTACTAGCAAACACATAgccacatacatatatatattatatctatacatatacatatcaatCAATCCATGTGAAAACAACCTTACATTCAAGTAAACCCCAATCTTTATATCATCAATCATTGAACCAAAGACAACCCACAAGATTTTTCAAGGAAAGATACAGTAAATTTATTTAGAATGAGTTTGCCCATTGATAAAGTatatttattagaaaaaaaacACCTACACCTATTATTAATTATTGAATGTGGTCCAACAAACTCAAACTCAAACTCCTGCTAAAATGGTATTTTAGACATTTGATTGAGCGTCAACATTGTTACATTAAAGTTGTCGTGGGTATCAAATATCAAAATATGAATGTAGTATGTATGGCATATAGCAAAAACGAAGCAAAGCTTACCTGACAAAGTGAAAAGGCGGCAACAGCCTGTCATGGATCCAATAATTCCACCCTAAAATTAAAGATAAAGGAAGGAAAGAagacgtttatatatatatatatatatatatatatatatatatatatatatatatatatatatatatatatatatatatatatatatatatatatatatatatatatatatatatatatatatatatatatatatatatatatatatatatatatatatatatatatatatatatatatatatatatatatttgaaatttgGAATTTAATTAATGGACAGGAAATTGCCAAACGAAACCAACCTTGCCATCAGGATTGTAGGTGACCGCAGTGATTATTTCTCGTATGTCTGTCCAATCTACAACCTGGGAAGACCCGATTGACCATATCCGAACCTTTCCATCAATTGACCCGCTTATAAAATGACTTTCATCCACAGGGTTGAACTGAACACACGTCACTGCCATTCATATCCTCATATCATGTTTAAAactttaaaacattaaaaataaacaaTTACTAATTTGATCTTCTAAACCAAAACTCACATACCGTAGTTACTGTGTGGAAACATTTTCAGGCATTCATCCATCCCAACTCTCCACAAACGAACACTCTCATCAACAGATGAAGATAGAAGAAGCTGCAATCATTACCATTACCAATATGtaaaacatcaatcaatcaataaATCTTTTATTATGAGTAGAGATGGTTgatgaataatgaataatttacTCACGTTATCGTTTGACCATGAAAGATCCAAGACCTCGCCATTGTGGCCGTGGAACTCATGAACGGGCTTCTCTAGTATCCGGAACACTTTTGGGGGAACAATAACACAAGCAGAATCCGGACTTCTTCTCagattcttgagcatactcatcTTCTGTTTTTCGGCCATTAAAGGCGCTAATTCAGAAAGATGATTCATGGTGAAGTATAAGCAGGAAGGGTCGATATCGGGAATGTCGATGTCATTTGATCTATCGTCTTCCACAACCTGCCAAACCCTAACAACCCCATCTTCTCCAGCGGTAGCAAGATAACGCCCGTCTTGACTAAATTTCATGGTCAAAATCGAACCTTGATGCGCATGAATATCTTGCCCGATGAAAACAGCCGACAGTTCTTT containing:
- the LOC111888836 gene encoding uncharacterized protein LOC111888836, whose amino-acid sequence is MASLSSSMMAILNVMFIFTLVSSSGYARPFISPRSGPTDTNIQNLKVVEDHESDIKNSESSQEFSFDFPFSQDPFQSPLPNFPFPKIPGFPFPNLPPFNIPDIPTIPFPAPPPM
- the LOC111888875 gene encoding uncharacterized protein LOC111888875; the encoded protein is MVSLNQDEEEYRFFDAQDNIASVSDSVSKIHDTPTPASNHDSEYDVWVRTPTSVQDRKNQFLKHMSLSLSLDDEIQSDESGGFDKRMMEASDAVLRSPIYEEMSSSTSSVSDSSRILDSREDFVCRGKKFNCGKSCKEEEEEEGGCKESDSPPLVQKLVERQIKVAGTMARTMNRVKSQWLSRLRSMTCVVDPHGSGNGRCDADGQVRRTRVERVRVRQNKKRLKELSAVFIGQDIHAHQGSILTMKFSQDGRYLATAGEDGVVRVWQVVEDDRSNDIDIPDIDPSCLYFTMNHLSELAPLMAEKQKMSMLKNLRRSPDSACVIVPPKVFRILEKPVHEFHGHNGEVLDLSWSNDNLLLSSSVDESVRLWRVGMDECLKMFPHSNYVTCVQFNPVDESHFISGSIDGKVRIWSIGSSQVVDWTDIREIITAVTYNPDGKGGIIGSMTGCCRLFTLSDNHFQLEASVCLNSKKKSGCKRIIGFQFCPQDSTKVMVTCADSHVRILDGTNVIGKYKGQRNAGNQFCASFTSDGKHIVSACEDSNIYVWNNNCNPQEEQQKTVKSFECFSSDASVVLPWSGLKVSSRSSLLPFSSPSYFSLGHEFFLESIPKGSATWPEEKLPTSNQPSAAGLCKSQYKFFKSSCQSSVGCHAWGLVIVTAGWDGHIRSFLNYGLPVTL